In the Advenella kashmirensis WT001 genome, one interval contains:
- a CDS encoding ABC transporter ATP-binding protein/permease: MDWGQELKDSAFWLIQAYVISFAAIVASGWLLTRYTHWGRQFWKLAGDYFNPRRSARPLVMFSVILLLSLSGVRVSVLFSNWYNSMYTALQKLDETSFWIQMGVFTILAGIHIIRSLVTFYLQQAFTINWRESLNGVFLNKWLSRTSYYRSHYLSTPADNPDQRIQQDIANFVTVSLDLCLGVVSSLVSAVAFTIILWTLSGDITLAGVTIPRGMVFALFIYILIATVFAFRIGRPLILLNFLDEKFNADYRYSLVRVREYAESIAFYKGEKIEMGKLMSRFKQIISNVWAIVHRSVKFQGFNFFVSQTAVIFPFIIQAPRFFSEQITLGAMTQSAQAFGTLHDNLSFFRNAYDTFAGYRATLNRLHGFLTNIENADALPLPDVRQDGDTVLLEDVSIRTPLGQELVNDLSMRVEKGQYWLLQGPSGSGKTTILRAIAGLWPYSSGTIVRPEDDILFLSQKPYVPEGSLLEALYYPNSVPADGLEKGKQALLDVHLAHLQARIEETVSWSHTLSLGEQQRVAFARLLLAAPSAAFIDEATSAMDEGLEDAMYRLVHQRLPQLKLISVGHRSTLIPQHSHLLHLNGDGTWYTRPIETPPAPAQA, encoded by the coding sequence ATGGACTGGGGTCAGGAATTAAAGGATAGTGCCTTCTGGCTTATACAGGCCTATGTGATTTCATTTGCCGCTATCGTGGCCAGCGGCTGGTTGCTGACGCGCTATACCCATTGGGGGCGGCAGTTTTGGAAGCTGGCCGGCGATTATTTCAATCCCCGGCGCTCGGCACGCCCCCTTGTGATGTTCAGCGTCATCTTGCTGCTCAGTCTGTCAGGCGTACGCGTCAGTGTGCTGTTTTCCAATTGGTACAACAGCATGTATACTGCGCTGCAAAAACTGGACGAGACCAGTTTCTGGATTCAGATGGGTGTTTTTACCATCCTGGCAGGTATTCACATTATCCGCTCCCTGGTCACATTCTATCTGCAGCAGGCCTTTACGATCAACTGGCGCGAATCGCTCAACGGCGTTTTCCTGAACAAATGGCTGTCGCGCACCAGCTATTACCGTTCCCATTACCTTAGCACGCCGGCAGATAACCCGGACCAGCGTATCCAGCAGGACATCGCCAACTTCGTCACGGTATCGCTCGACCTTTGTCTGGGGGTAGTCAGCTCTCTGGTTTCGGCGGTCGCCTTTACCATTATCCTGTGGACCCTGTCTGGTGACATTACGCTGGCCGGGGTCACCATCCCGCGGGGCATGGTTTTTGCCCTGTTTATTTATATTCTGATTGCCACTGTCTTTGCATTCCGGATCGGCCGACCCCTTATTCTGCTCAATTTCCTGGATGAGAAATTCAATGCGGACTATCGATATTCCCTGGTCCGCGTGCGTGAATACGCCGAAAGCATCGCTTTCTACAAAGGCGAAAAAATCGAAATGGGCAAGCTGATGAGCCGTTTTAAGCAGATTATCAGCAATGTCTGGGCTATTGTGCATCGAAGCGTCAAGTTTCAGGGGTTCAACTTCTTTGTCTCGCAGACTGCGGTCATTTTCCCCTTTATTATTCAGGCGCCGCGTTTTTTCTCCGAGCAGATTACGCTGGGCGCCATGACCCAGAGTGCCCAGGCATTTGGCACGCTGCATGATAACTTGTCGTTCTTCCGTAACGCGTATGATACTTTTGCCGGCTACCGGGCCACACTGAATCGGCTGCATGGATTTCTCACCAATATTGAAAATGCCGACGCCTTGCCATTGCCCGATGTCCGGCAGGATGGCGACACGGTTCTGCTTGAGGATGTGAGCATTCGTACGCCGCTAGGCCAGGAACTGGTTAATGATCTGTCCATGCGTGTCGAAAAGGGCCAGTACTGGCTGCTGCAGGGTCCTTCGGGCTCTGGTAAGACCACCATTCTGCGCGCCATAGCTGGCCTTTGGCCATATTCCAGCGGCACGATCGTACGCCCCGAAGACGATATTTTGTTCCTGTCACAGAAGCCGTATGTGCCGGAAGGCTCCTTGCTTGAAGCGCTGTATTATCCGAATTCGGTGCCGGCAGACGGCCTGGAAAAAGGTAAGCAGGCCCTGCTTGACGTACACCTGGCTCACCTGCAAGCTCGGATTGAGGAAACAGTCAGTTGGTCGCACACCCTGTCGCTAGGCGAGCAGCAGCGCGTTGCCTTTGCCCGTTTGCTCCTGGCAGCGCCGTCCGCCGCTTTCATTGACGAGGCTACGTCGGCAATGGACGAAGGTCTGGAAGACGCGATGTATCGTCTGGTCCACCAGCGTCTGCCCCAGTTGAAATTGATCAGCGTCGGCCACCGCAGCACATTGATTCCGCAACACTCGCATCTGTTGCATCTGAACGGTGACGGGACCTGGTACACGCGACCCATAGAAACGC